In Panthera leo isolate Ple1 chromosome E3, P.leo_Ple1_pat1.1, whole genome shotgun sequence, a genomic segment contains:
- the NUPR1 gene encoding nuclear protein 1, translating to MATFPQAASPAQQPPGPEDEDLSLDEYDLYNLAPSYLGAGGRKGRSKREAAANTNRPSPGGHERKLVTKLQNTERKKRGARS from the exons ATGGCCACCTTCCCGCAAGCAGCCAGCCCGGCCCAGCAGCCCCCAGGTCCGGAGGACGAAGACCTCAGCCTGGATGAGTATGACCTCTATAACCTGGCTCCTTCTTACCTGG GAGCAGGAGGTCGGAAAGGTCGCAGCAAGAGAGAAGCTGCCGCCAACACCAACCGCCCCAGCCCCGGTGGCCACGAGAGGAAGCTGGTGACCAAGCTTCAGAACACGGAGCGGAAAAAGCGAGGGGCACGGTCTTGA